CGCTACGGCGTGATTCAAGCGGTGGGCGAAATTCTCACGCCCGACGATCTACCCACCTCGGTTCGCGGTCGATCCGATTCGCCGATTGCCCGACCGGCAGAGGAATTACCGCATTGGGTGAAACGGGTGCGGGAACTGCTCGATTCCGGCGCGGGGGACATTTACCGAACGCTGTTGCATGAGTTTGATGCGGCCGTGTTACAGGAAGTGCTCCGCCATGTGAACGGCAATCAGGTGCATGCCAGCGAGTTGCTGGGAATCTCCCGGACGACGCTCCGATCCAAACTGGAAAGTCTGGATCACCCGCCAAGTGAACCATCCGGTCCATAATTTTCGCAATTGCGATCACGCGTGAGGCAATCGCAAACGGATGTTGTCGATTGAAGAAAGCCGCATCCCCGCTTGCACGATTTGGCAACCGGGGACGCGTGATGTAACTCGTTGCTGGCAAAATGGTTACGAGCGAATGATTTCGTGAACGACATGCCCCGCAACATCAGTCAGCCGGAAATCGCGCCCGGCAAACCGGAACGTCAGCCGGGTGTGATCGACCCCCAGGAGGTGCAGCAAGGTCGCGTGCATATCGTGCATGTGGACCTTGTCTTGCACGGCATGATGGCCAAACTCGTCGGTCTGCCCGAAGCTGAAGCCGGGCTTGACGCCACCACCGGCCAGCCACATCGTGAAGCCGCCCGGGTTGTGATCGCGCCCCGTGCCGTTCTTTTCGGCATACGGTGTCCGACCAAATTCACCGCCGAACCAAACGAGCGTATCTTCCAACAACCCGCGCGCCTTGAGATCGGTCAACAATCCCGACACGGGCTGATCGACCGCCTTGGCATGATCCGCATGCTTGGGCAGATTCGAGTGCTGATCCCAAGCCGGGTTGTCGGAGTTATCCCCATACGTGACTTGCACATACCGCACGCCGGATTCCAACAGCCGACGCGCCATCAAGCATTGGCGACCGAACGAATCGGTTGGTTGTGCGCCAATCCCGTACAGCTTCTGAGTCGCCTGCGATTCCTTGGCCAAATCGAGAATTTCCGGCGCTTTCGTCTGCATCCGGTAAGCCAGTTCATACGACCCGATCACCGCTTCCAACTCGGTATCGTTGGAATTCATCCGGAATTGTTCGCGGTTGATCCGATTCAACAATTCGAGCTGCCGCTGCTGGGCATCCACCGATTGCGTTTGATTCGTGATGTTGCGGATATTCGCGTCTTTTGCCGGAACGCCGGCACGACCAATCGCGGTGCCTTGGAATTTCGTCGGCAGGAACGCATTGCTGAAGTTGCGCGGCCCGCCGTTGCCCATCGACGGCAGAATCGTCACGAAACCGGGCAGATCCTGATTCTCGCTCCCCAGCCCGTAGGTGACCCACGATCCGACCGATGGCCGAACCAAATTGATCGAGCCGGTATGCAAGAACAGCGTGGCCGGCCCGTGTGCCACCCCTTCGGTGTGCATGCCATGCAGGAAACAGAGATCATCCACATGCGTGGCGATCTGCGGGAACAAATCGGAAACCATCTTCCCGGTTTGCCCGTATGGCCGAAACTTCCACAGCGGCTTCATCACGCGATGTTCCACGACTTTGCCAGTCTTGGCTTTGACGCGGGCATCATCAAACGACATCATCTTTCCGTCATCGCTCTGCAATCGCGGCTTGTGGTCAAAGCTATCGACATGACTGGGTCCACCTTGCATGAAGATGAACAGCACGCGTTTGGCCTTCGCGGGGTGATGCAGCCCGGAGTTGTTCGCCTTCGCAATCGCTTGCGCAGCCAGCAGATCCGTCAACGCCAAATAGCCAAACCCACATCCGACCGAACGCAGCACATCGCGTCGGCTCAGACTCGGATTCATGGAATGTTGCATGAGAATTCCTCCGTTTCGAGCGTCAATTAGCGAATGTACCGAAAATCGATCGAACTAAATAGCGATTGAAAGACTTGTGCCCAGGCGTGTTCGCGTTCGGATTGCGAGTTGGCTGATCCCACGAACGCGGCAATCAGTTCCCGTTCGCTCGATCGCGGCAAGCGACTGTAGCACCAGCGATATGCCAAATCGATGCGTTGGAGATCGGACAATTCCGGGAATGCTAGCAATCGTTTGCTCGCCGCCACGGAAAATTGGTGAACTTCTGGATGATTCATGAAGTACAGCGCTTGCGTGGCAACCGTACTGACATTGCGGCGACCGAGCGATGAATTCGGATCCGCAAAGTCAAACACCTCATACAGATCCGGCATGCGATTGCGCAACACGGGTAAGTAAACACTGCGCCGCTTGCTGTCAAATTGCGTGTCCCGTTCGGAGACGCCTTTCTTCATCAGCGGGCCGCCGATTGTCAGTTCGATTTCGCCTGCCACTTGCAGCATGGCATCGCGGATCGGTTCCGCTTCCAGTCGGCGGCGATTCGCCCGACCGAACAGCCGATTTTCCGGATCCACCGCCAGCGCTTGCGGCTTTTGGGCATCGGTCCACGTGCTATCGAGTTGATACGTCCGGCTGAGGACAATCTCCCGAATCATCTGTTTGGTTGACCAATTGTGATCGACAAAACGCTTGGCCAAATAATCGAGCAGCTCCGGATGCGAGGGCAATTCGCCGGTGGTGCCGAACAGATCGACCGTGCGAACGATACCGACTCCGAACAGGTGCTGCCAAATTCGGTTGACCATCACCCGCCCGGTGAGCGGATGCTCCGGCCGAGTGAGCCATTCTGCCAGAGCCAAGCGTCCGCTTTGATCGCTGGGGATCTTCGGCTGCTTCTGCAACGAGATTGTCGACAAGAACCCGCGCGGCACGATCGGCCCACGATTGTGATGGTTCCCGCGAATGCAGATGTAGCAATCCTGCATTTTCGGCAATTCCTGCACGGCCATGGCGGTCGGCACGGTCGGTGCGTCGGCTTGGAGTTTCTTCAGTTCCGCTTCGAGCTTCGGAATCGATGCCTGCGCGGTGGCTACGGAGGCATTCGGCCCCGCGCCCGGCTTGTCAGTCGCCGAGGCGGTCGGTTTGGCTTGCTCCGATTCAGGAATGAACAACACCGCATCGGCAATCACATGCCCATCGGTATCTTGCGAACTGAGCATGACAAACCACTGATCGCCCGCCTCAAATCGGAACGTGCCCAACGACACGAAGCGTTCTTCGATGGGCGGTGTCTGCCGCATGTCCACGGGAATGGTCACGTCGCCATCGGCATGAAACACGCGAACGGGCACTTTCTTCGCCCGATTGGTGGACGGCACGAA
This DNA window, taken from Tuwongella immobilis, encodes the following:
- a CDS encoding DUF1501 domain-containing protein, producing MQHSMNPSLSRRDVLRSVGCGFGYLALTDLLAAQAIAKANNSGLHHPAKAKRVLFIFMQGGPSHVDSFDHKPRLQSDDGKMMSFDDARVKAKTGKVVEHRVMKPLWKFRPYGQTGKMVSDLFPQIATHVDDLCFLHGMHTEGVAHGPATLFLHTGSINLVRPSVGSWVTYGLGSENQDLPGFVTILPSMGNGGPRNFSNAFLPTKFQGTAIGRAGVPAKDANIRNITNQTQSVDAQQRQLELLNRINREQFRMNSNDTELEAVIGSYELAYRMQTKAPEILDLAKESQATQKLYGIGAQPTDSFGRQCLMARRLLESGVRYVQVTYGDNSDNPAWDQHSNLPKHADHAKAVDQPVSGLLTDLKARGLLEDTLVWFGGEFGRTPYAEKNGTGRDHNPGGFTMWLAGGGVKPGFSFGQTDEFGHHAVQDKVHMHDMHATLLHLLGVDHTRLTFRFAGRDFRLTDVAGHVVHEIIRS